The genomic interval CCTGTTGCCATCATCTCAATAGCACAGCAGGCAAGTCCAAATGTCATAGGCCATAGCGATGAATATCTCGCCCAGCTTACAAGCTTGTCAAGCTTTGTCGTAATCCAAGGATTCTCTACTCCCATTCTAATGCTCCTTTCTTGTAAGCATAAATCCAGCCCACAAAAACCATTACAACAAACAAACCCATCTCAATAACACCTAAAACGCCAAGCCCCTTAAAATCAACAGCCCACGGATACATGAATATCGCCTCTATATCAAACAAAGTAAACATAATTGCAATGATATAGAAGCGTATATTCATGTGGTGCAGTTCACTCAGCATCGGATAACCGCACTCGTAGAGGTCAAACTTTTCCTCGTAATACTCCTTAGGGGCTAAATACTTAGAAACCGCCAGCATAGCAAAGAAAATAACAAAGAGGATAATGACGGATATAAAAGCAATCAACCAGTTAGTCATACTCCGACCCCCTTTAACACATTACTTTCCTACATTTCGCCCAATTTTACATCAAATAGAACTTATGTCAATAATAAACCAACAACAAAAAACCAAAAGCGGCAGACCAAACTGCCGCCTATTTTTTAAGCCTTAGAAAGCGTCTCGTGTATCGATTTTGCCGCTTTTTTGCCAGCTCCAACAGCTAAAATAACTGTAGCTGCACCTGTAACAATGTCTCCACCTGCCCACACCTTTGGATGCGTGGTCTTACCTGTTTCCTCATCTGCTATAAAATAACCCCATTTATTTGTCTCAACGCCCGTGGCGCTTCTTGCTACAATGGGGTTTGCATTCTGACCGATGGCAATAATCACATTGTCAACATCCATTACAAAGTTTGAACCCTCAATCGGTACAGGTCTTCTTCTGCCAGACTCATCTGGCTCGCCAAGTTCCATTCTTACACATTCAAGCCCTTTAACATTACCGTTTTCATCGCCAATAACCCTTACAGGGTTTGTTAAAAGCTCAAATCTAATGCCTTCTGCTTCGGCATGCTCTATCTCTTCAGCCCTTGCAGGCATCTCTGCTCTACTTCTTCTGTAAACTATAATCGCCTCCTCAGCTCCAAGCCTCTTTGCCGTTCTTACAGCATCCATGGCAACATTGCCGCCACCTATCACAACAACACGCTTACCTACATTAATCGGTGTATCGTAGTTAGGAAAATCAAACGCCCTCATAAGATTGGAGCGGGTTAAAAATTCACTTGCAGAATACACGCCGTTTAGGTTCTCTCCAGGAATTCCCAAAAATGATGGAGCACCTGCACCGTTTGCTAAAAATACAGCATCATACTCCTCAACAAGCTCATCAACCGTTTTTATATAACCAATTACATAATCCGTTAAAATCTTTACACCCAATTTTTTAATCTGATCCACTTCGTATTGAACAATAGCTTTTGGCAATCTGAACTCAGGAATTCCATAAACCAAAACACCACCGGGCTTATGCAAAGCCTCAAAGATCGTTACATCATAGCCCAATTTTGCAAGATCTGCCGCACATGCCAATCCTGCCGGTCCAGAACCCACTATTGCCACTTTTTTATTTGTTTTTTCAGCTCTTACATCTTCATCTGTGATGCCTTTTTCTCGTGCCCAGTCTGCAACAAACCTCTCAAGCCTTCCAATAGCGATCGGTTTACCCTTCTTATTCATTACACAGGCACCTTCACACTGCTCTTCCTGAGGACATACCCTACCACACACGGCAGGCAAAGCATTCGTAATCTTAATCTCTCTAAATGCAGCCTCTACATCTTCATCAAGAATTTTATCTATAAATTGAGGCACATGAACATCTGCAGGACATCCCTCAACGCAGGGGGCAGGATTACACTGAAGACACCTTTGAGCCTCTTTTATCG from Hippea jasoniae carries:
- the gltA gene encoding NADPH-dependent glutamate synthase gives rise to the protein MAERLRPAEKFKRDRVPMKEQDPKERIKNFDEVPFGYSFEEAIKEAQRCLQCNPAPCVEGCPADVHVPQFIDKILDEDVEAAFREIKITNALPAVCGRVCPQEEQCEGACVMNKKGKPIAIGRLERFVADWAREKGITDEDVRAEKTNKKVAIVGSGPAGLACAADLAKLGYDVTIFEALHKPGGVLVYGIPEFRLPKAIVQYEVDQIKKLGVKILTDYVIGYIKTVDELVEEYDAVFLANGAGAPSFLGIPGENLNGVYSASEFLTRSNLMRAFDFPNYDTPINVGKRVVVIGGGNVAMDAVRTAKRLGAEEAIIVYRRSRAEMPARAEEIEHAEAEGIRFELLTNPVRVIGDENGNVKGLECVRMELGEPDESGRRRPVPIEGSNFVMDVDNVIIAIGQNANPIVARSATGVETNKWGYFIADEETGKTTHPKVWAGGDIVTGAATVILAVGAGKKAAKSIHETLSKA
- a CDS encoding NADH-quinone oxidoreductase subunit A, translated to MTNWLIAFISVIILFVIFFAMLAVSKYLAPKEYYEEKFDLYECGYPMLSELHHMNIRFYIIAIMFTLFDIEAIFMYPWAVDFKGLGVLGVIEMGLFVVMVFVGWIYAYKKGALEWE